In the Solanum pennellii chromosome 5, SPENNV200 genome, one interval contains:
- the LOC107020048 gene encoding probable caffeoyl-CoA O-methyltransferase At4g26220 gives MASLSTSISKGLLHSPELREYMLETVVYPREPELLKEIRLITSNHPRCLMATAPEAGQLIALLLKLTNAKKTIEIGVFTGYSLVLTALTIPDDGKIIAIDIDRDAYEMGLPIIKKANIEHKINFIQSSALSALDELLNKNDNRGSFDFAFIDADKVSYQKYHERMLELVKVGGIIVYDNTLWFGTVAMPEECVKETMKPNRQHIIEFNKFLAADTRVQISQVPIGDGITICWRL, from the exons ATGGCGTCGCTCTCAACCTCAATTTCCAAAGGATTGTTGCATAGTCCAGAATTGCGTGAG TATATGCTGGAGACTGTTGTGTACCCGCGAGAGCCAGAGCTTCTCAAGGAGATTAGACTTATAACTTCAAATCATCCAAG GTGTTTAATGGCAACTGCACCAGAAGCTGGTCAACTAATTGCATTGTTGTTGAAACTAACAAATGCCAAAAAGACGATTGAAATTGGAGTGTTCACTGGATATTCCTTAGTCCTTACTGCCCTTACAATTCCTGATGATGGCAAG ATTATAGCTATAGACATTGATCGAGATGCATACGAGATGGGATTGCCAATTATTAAAAAGGCTAACATTGagcataaaattaattttattcagTCCTCGGCATTATCAGCCCTTGATGAACTCTTGAATAAG AATGACAATAGAGGAAGTTTCGATTTTGCTTTCATCGACGCAGACAAAGTTAGCTATCAAAAGTACCATGAGAGAATGTTAGAATTGGTGAAAGTGGGAGGTATTATAGTATATGACAATACACTATGGTTTGGGACAGTTGCTATGCCAGAGGAGTGTGTTAAGGAAACAATGAAGCCAAATAGGCAACACATCattgaatttaataaatttttagctGCGGATACTCGTGTTCAAATTTCCCAAGTCCCTATAGGTGATGGAATCACCATTTGTTGGCGACTCTAA